The window TATGAGTTTATCTGAATCAAACGGCAGCATACGTAATCGATTCAGGTCGTCGTCGTGTGGCGTAATGTTTGTATGAAAAACGCCGGATTCTCGAGCGCGGTAGAGTGAAACGGCCTGAAGCACAATATTGCGCCGAAAAAGCAGCACAATTTTGGCATCAGGAAAAATTGTATTCATGACATTCGCATCGATGAGTTCTTTAACTTGGAGATATGTTGTTTTTATACCCAAAATGCCGTTTTTTGCTTGCTGTTTGGCAAGCTTTGCAATGAGCGTATAAATATCGGTGGCTGGATTTGTTCTCAGGACTTCAGGGAGAAGGAAGGTGTTCAGATATTCGTCGGGGTTTCCGACTTTTTCTGTTTTCATGAGAAGATCACATAAATAGCTACTTCCAGAACGAGGAGTTATGCCAATAATAAAAGGGGTGATGTCATGCAGATATCCCTGCGGAGGGGTAGCATGCACATAGTCAAGAAAGTCAAGTAAAGATGCCATGATATGCCTTACAATCAATGCTTGGACATCGCTGTTGCCATACGACGATACCGGTCATGCAGAAGAAGCGCTTTGGCGTAGCTTGTGGGATCTTGACCGATACGAGTGAGGTGATCGGCCGTATCGCTGTCGGTCTTATTGGAGAGAACCCGCCGTATGGTTTCTGGTCGGACACCACGGAAGTGTACAATGGACACATCCCCATGTTCACTGTGCCCAGGGAGGGTATTTAAGGATTTTGATAACGTATCGTAGGTTGATCCGTAATACGCATTGTATTCTAACTGGGGGGATAATTGGTGGAATGACTGCTCACGTATATGTTCCACTATGGATGCAATAAAGAACGGATGGGTAACAGCCATGTTGGAAACATTAAGAAGCATGACGCCGCTGTTGAATTGCCCGCTGTTTTCTTCGGGTACTGCCGCCAGATATTGTGGGAAAATATCTGTAAAAATAGGGTGTTGTAAAAAAATGATATCAATATCCGTTACAAGAACATATGCATCGTCGTGTTCGATGATGGGGATATCACAACACAACCAGCGGTTTATGAAGCGGTCATGTTGATCGGAAGAGAAATCCTCAAGTTGTTTTTGGAAGATCGGTTTGTGAGTAATGACCACGACACCGCGTTTTTCCAGCCAAGCCGTTGCGGCATTTTTTCCACCGCTGTAGATGCAATGGGGCTTGAGATTTGTATTCTTGAAACACGACATCACCGCGGATTGGATGAGCGGGAAATCCGATATAATTTTATGTTCATTGGTGTAGAAATACCATTTGCGTACTTCACGTCCAAGTGAGGTTGGTTTTTCGTTTTTGGCAAGTTTGTCGGAGAGATTTTTGACCTTACGCGTCGTATGAATCACATCATTCTTGTATTTAAGCGCAAGCTCGCAAATAGAACGGTTTGTTTGCAGAATCGCGACAAGATGATCCACGAGAGGATGGGCAAGCAGGTTGCGGTGAATGTAGAGTGAATCTTTCCACAGCGGGAGACGGAATAAACCCGCGCTATTGAGGCGTTGATCGATTTTTTCGAGTATCCCCGGCGGAGTGCTGTGGGAGGCGAGATAGACCATTTTGAGCAAGCAACCGGACTCGAGAATTCCTTCAAGGATATCGTCTTCATCTCCCGGATGTTGGATACATACAAAAAGGCCATTTTCCGGTTCCCCGGTCGAAGACGAGGCATTCGGTAATAGGAATTCTTTTGTTTCGATACGGTGAAAGGGTTCCGGACGGACCGTTATTTCAGAAATATTTTCAATGCAGAAAATATGTTTCCACGTTGATGAAATACGTAACAATTTGGCGAACTGGAAAACGAAAACCGAGGCTGGCTGACGAGCTGAGCCGAAAGGTAACCCTTGGATACAACGCAATGCGTTGCCATTCCCGACCATATTGGCGAGGGCGGTAAATTTCTCCTGAGCGTATGCGAGTTCGTCAGGATCGCATGAGAGGATATTCCCTGGAAGTTTGTGTGTCGTGACCAGGGCTGTGGTGACGTTGGCGATTTCTGGATAACTTGGACCTATAACAACAAATGCATCTGAAGAGTCGATTGTTGTTTCGATCAAGCTGAACAGGGCATGACGTTCTACAGTTTGGGGATGCACGGAACTCACATTACCGTCTCTATAGCGATCTCGGCCAGTTTGCCGGAAGTCCGGAGTATAGAGATTTTCTTGCTTATGGCAAGGAAGGCCTTGTGTGTATTCCGTGCATTTTTCTCAAAGGCTCTACAAAGAAGTCAGTGCCTTTTTGATGGCCTCCTCATCATCACCAACGACTACGATTTGGTTAATGATGATCGTTGGGAAGGTGAGTTGCGGATTGTGCTTACGTACTTCGTTCATGCGCTTGTTTCGATCATCTCCGGCAAGTCGATCGACATAAATGACGTCGAATGGATGATTCATGGACTCAATAATTGCTTTGGCGTTCGCACAATGCGTACATGTGGACAACCCATACATGAGAATGGATTTCGTGGACACGGCTCAACCCCCTCGTCTGTGTTGCAGAGTTATTGCGGTGATGGGGGAGGGGTTCAACAGCGATGCTGAATTTTTTTAGAGATGCAAAGTGTACCATGCATAGCCCAATGTATGGTGGGTACACACTGTCGGCAGAAATATTAAGTGACTAACAGCATTTTTTCTTCACGCTGTCAAATAGATTCATGATGATTCTGAGGAAAGAGTCTATACATATATGGAGGTAAATTTCGATGAATTTACCTCCATATCTCTAAGAATATTTCACGTGGTATGAGATGTGCAATTCGCCATTATGAGGATACGTAATGGCATCCGATATTTTGCTTATTTCGCGCGGCAGATACAGCCACGAGATAGGCTGAGTAGGAGCCGTGAAACAGCTCAATCAGGGGTTTTGACATCGGTGTACGCTTGTAGAATTCGACGAGGTGAGCATTGAGGCTTTTCAAATCGCTCACAGCGCGCTGAAGTCGTTGGTCGGTTCGTGTGATGCCGGCGTAGTTCCACATGGTACTCCGAATGGTTGCCCAGTCTTGAGCGATGAGAGCCGGATCTTCGTTTCTATCGTGTCCTGGCGAACTCCAATCCGGGATGGACTGAACGAGTCGCTTATCGGCTTGTTTGCGGCGTTTGAGAAGGCCGAGAATGCTTTCCCCAGCGGATTTTCCCCAGAGAACGCCTTCAAGCAATGAAGTACTGGCCAGCCGGTTCGCTCCATGGACACCGGTGCAGGAACACTCCCCGACTGCATAGAGACGACTGACCGTTGTCTTACCGGATACGTCGCAAAGGACACCGCCACAATGATAATGGGCCGCCGGAACAACGGGTATAGGTTCGCGTGTGATGTCGATACCGATTTTTTTGCACCCATTGTAGACGGTTGGAAACCGCGTCGGGAGATCATGCGGCACGGTTGAACAGTCGAGAAAGACACAATCTTCACCGCTGCTGTGCAGTTCATCCACGATACCACGGGATACGATATCACGCGGAGCGAGTTCTCCTCGTCGATCGTAGCGGTGCATGAATTGCTCGCCACGACTATTGATAAGTCGAGCGCCTTCGCCGCGCATGGCTTCGGTGATAAGAAAGCGGCGTTTGGCTTTGTAATAAAGCGACGTGGGGTGGAATTGGACATATTCCATGTTCATGATGCGCGCTCCGGCGCGATGAGCCATGGTCAGGGCAGAGCCGACACAACATTCCGCGTTGGTCGTGTGCTGGTATATCCGTCCGAGGCCACCAGTTGCCAGCACGGTGTAGTTGGCCAAAATGGTTTCAACTTGACCGGAATAGCTATTATAAACGTATGCACCGAGGCATTGATTATCGATATTGTATTGAAATTGGAGGTTGGAGGTATGGTGTTGGCTCGTGATGAGGTCGACGGCCATGCGACCAGTCAAAACCCGTATATTGGGTGAGTTCGCAACAGCCCGTACAAACCCATCCATGATGGATCGACCGGTATGGTCGGCGCAGTGGGCAACGCGGTAAATGCTGTGGCCGCCTTCTCGGGTCAGGTCGTAGTGTCCATCTTTTTGAGCAAAACCAATTCTTAAGCGCTCAATGAGTAATTCATCCACCGCTTTAGGGCCGAATCGGGAAAGGTGACTGACAGCGCGATTGGAGTTGTGGTTCCATCCCGCTTTCGTAACGTCTTTTTGAAGAAGCTTGGGCGAATCGTCGGGACCGGTGTAGACAATACCACCTTGAGCGTACGCTGTATTCCCGTCGTCGATTCCATTACCGGCACAGAGCAAAATGACGTCAAAACCATTGTCGGCAAGTGTAAGTGCGCAACTTGAACCAGCAATTCCCGAACCAATGACAAGAGCCTGACAAAGTAGGCGTGAGTCTCCCATGGTCAAAATCCACCTGTTGCGTCATGTTGCTCGA of the Desulfovibrio inopinatus DSM 10711 genome contains:
- a CDS encoding Stf0 family sulfotransferase, with the protein product MASLLDFLDYVHATPPQGYLHDITPFIIGITPRSGSSYLCDLLMKTEKVGNPDEYLNTFLLPEVLRTNPATDIYTLIAKLAKQQAKNGILGIKTTYLQVKELIDANVMNTIFPDAKIVLLFRRNIVLQAVSLYRARESGVFHTNITPHDDDLNRLRMLPFDSDKLIANIIHIADQEKEWMTFIQQSQIPFRIFLYEDFVGHEGETVNEICAFLQTNCPDSPDPAQSSFQKLSSCVNIRWAERFITENHQWLYEDILKSRTYLPSSYLSS
- a CDS encoding glutaredoxin family protein, whose product is MSTKSILMYGLSTCTHCANAKAIIESMNHPFDVIYVDRLAGDDRNKRMNEVRKHNPQLTFPTIIINQIVVVGDDEEAIKKALTSL
- the nadB gene encoding L-aspartate oxidase; the encoded protein is MGDSRLLCQALVIGSGIAGSSCALTLADNGFDVILLCAGNGIDDGNTAYAQGGIVYTGPDDSPKLLQKDVTKAGWNHNSNRAVSHLSRFGPKAVDELLIERLRIGFAQKDGHYDLTREGGHSIYRVAHCADHTGRSIMDGFVRAVANSPNIRVLTGRMAVDLITSQHHTSNLQFQYNIDNQCLGAYVYNSYSGQVETILANYTVLATGGLGRIYQHTTNAECCVGSALTMAHRAGARIMNMEYVQFHPTSLYYKAKRRFLITEAMRGEGARLINSRGEQFMHRYDRRGELAPRDIVSRGIVDELHSSGEDCVFLDCSTVPHDLPTRFPTVYNGCKKIGIDITREPIPVVPAAHYHCGGVLCDVSGKTTVSRLYAVGECSCTGVHGANRLASTSLLEGVLWGKSAGESILGLLKRRKQADKRLVQSIPDWSSPGHDRNEDPALIAQDWATIRSTMWNYAGITRTDQRLQRAVSDLKSLNAHLVEFYKRTPMSKPLIELFHGSYSAYLVAVSAARNKQNIGCHYVSS